GTGTATCGACAAACGACGTCAGCCCAAAACGCCCAACGCCTTCGCCCGAGCCACCGCCTGCGTGCGACGCTCAACCCCGAGTTTGCTGTTGATGTGGCTGGCATGGGTTTTAACCGTGTGCAGGGAAATAAACAGCTGGTCGCTGATTTCCTGGTTCGAGCAGCCTTGGGCAATGAGTTTCAGAACTGACAGTTCCCGGGAGCTGAGCTGTTCGCAGGATTGTGAGGGTTCCGGGGCAATGCGTGCAGCGACAAGGGGGAGCCGTTCTGAAAGGCTCTGCGAAACCGCCGCTTTTGCGCAGTTCTGCAGCTGCTCGCGAACCCAGTCAGGATATCTGCTCAACAAACCGTCAAAAGGCTGCAACGCGCCGCCGCTGGCCGCTTCCAGGGACTGAGCGAAGGCTTGACGGGCTTCAGGCTCACGGTTGTGCGCAAGGAGCAGTTCGGTTTTCTGTGTCAGGGCCATCACACTGAGCAACTGCCGACCGGATTGCTGACCATGCTCGAGCAACGCGTTCAATCGCCCCTCGGCCAGCATCGGTTGCGCCTGAATGACCTCCAGCAAGGCCTGTTGCAACTCGATATGCAGCGGCAGTTGCGGATGGAATTCCGGAGGCGCCGCCGGCTTTTCGCCGTTGTAGGTCTGGCCCAGTCGCGCCAGCCAGGCCTCCGCCAGATCGGTACGGCCCTGAGCCAGCCAGAGCTCGCATTTGACCAGGGTGATCATCGCCAGGTAGTAGATCGGCGGTACGTCCCAGATGTGCATCAGCCGTTCGGCTTCGGCGAGTTCGGCAAACGCCTTGGCGAATTCACCGCTGCTGCCTTCGAGCCTGGCGATCACGCAGTGGCCGATCAGTACGCTGATGTCCCGGCAGGCACGAGCTTCAGTCAACCCCGCCTGCAAGCGCACCTGCGCCGCCTGCGGTTGCAGGCGCAGGGCCAGCAGAAACCCCTCGTACAAGGTCAGCCGGGCGCGTACGGCATAGAGTCGTTGCGGCGACAGACCTTGCAGTCGTTGCAGCCCTTGGCGCACCTCATCCAGCGAACGCAGGATTTCCCCTCGCGCCTGCAGCACCCGGGCGCGATCGTAATGGGCCAACGCTTCGAACAATGGATTACCCACCCGTTGCGCCAGCTCCAGGGAATCACGGTTCAGGCCGCGCGCCCGCCATAAGTCGCCGTCGGCAATGGCCAGGTTGGACAGGGTTGAAAGGCACATCAGGCGCTGGCCGTAACGCTTGGACGGCAGACTCTCCAGCGCTTCGGTGCAATACAGCAGCGTCAATTCGCGATTGCCGCGACCGCGCGCAATGATCCCGCTCAAGGCCAGCCATTGCGCCAGCATGGACTTCTGCGCAGTGGCCGACGGCGCCGGCAGGAAGCGGCTCAGGTGACTGGCCAGCTCCTCGGCGGCATCCAGCTGACAGGCCAGCCCCAGCGCCCAGCTGTAGAGCACGATCAAGCGTGGCGTGCTGATCAGCAGGCTGTCGGGCAAGTCCATTTTCCAGCGCAGCAACATGCCGACGTTCTGTTCGGCCAGCAGTTGTTCTTCGGAAAGGTTCTGTACCAGGTTGGCCGCCACGTCCAGGTGCCCGGCGCGCAACGCCTGTTCCACCGCTTCATCGAGCAGGCCCTGGGCATTGAACCAGCGACAGGCGCGCAGGTGCAGGCTGGCCGCCGGCACCATTGCCTGACGGGTAGGCCGGGTGCGCAGCAGGTCGGAAAACAGGTGGTGATAACGATACCAGTGACCGTGTTCGTCCAGCGGTACCAGGAACACCTGATGCGCGAGCAGAAAACCCAGGATCTCGGCACTGTCATGCGCCTCGCGAACGGCGTCGCACAGTTCGCTGCAAAAACGCTCCTGAGGCGCTGTGTCATACAGAAATGCCTGCACCTCGGCGGGCAGGCAATCGATGACTTCTTCGAGCAGGTAATCGCGAATCAGCCCTTCCCCACCGTGCAGGGACTGGGGCAACGCGCCTTCGGAGCCTGCTTCGGAAGCCGCCAGCAACCAGAAACGCAAGCCAGCGACCCAGCCCTCGCTGCGCTGGATCAGGCTCTCCAGCGCTTCGCCGCGCAGGGAGGTGCTGTGTCGATCGAGCAGGGTCAAGGCTTCGTCGTGGGTCAGGCGCAGATCCTGTTCATGCAATTCGAGCAATTGCCGCGACAGGCGCAGGCGTGCCAGATGCCAGTCCGGACGCTGACGACTGGTGACCATCACCAGCAAGCCGTCGGGAAGATGATTGAGGAAAAATTGCAGGCAACGATCGAGCACCGGCCCCTGGGCCAGATGGTAATCATCGAGTACCAGCAGCAGTGGCGCCGTCGGCAACAAATGCACGGCCAACTCGTCGAGCAAACCGTCCAGCCATTCTTCGAAGGCAAACGGCTGATGCCGCTGACGCATTTTCAACAGGCCCAGGGACTGCCTGCCCAATTGCGGGAAAAAATCCTGAAGGCCTTCGAGCAACCGCTCGAGAAATCGGCCGGGGTCGTTGTCTCGCGGACTCAACCCCAGCCACAGACTTTGCCAGTGAGCTGGCAGCCCTTGGCAGAACTCTACCGCCAGCGAACTCTTGCCAAACCCCGCCGGTGCGCTGACCAGCAACAGCCTGCCACCAAGGCCGGCACTCAGACGCTCGCATAAACGAGGCCGCAGCACGTGCCCGTCAGGCAGCGGTGGCCGAAAGAAACGGCCGTCCAGTGTCGCGACGGCAACGCTTGCGGGGCCCGGGAGTGGGGACAGATCAGTCATGGCCGGCTCTTGTTTGAAATGCTGTTGGCGGCGTTGCAGATGTCCGCAGACTAGCGGTAAACGAAGAGGTATTGAAGGTTATTGCTACAAATGGCTACAAAAAGTCTACACGCAAAAAAAAGCCCCGAACCAGTCGGGGCTTTTTTTCGAGGATGCGGCCTCAGTTCAGTTCAGCTTATCGAACCCCGGACTGACGCAATGCCGCCGGAGTGAAGTCGCTGGTCGTGGCGGTGAAGCCGAAGTTATACGCCGACTTCTCTTCGTTCTTCATACCGAGTGCCAGGTAACGACCGGACTGCAGGTCGTACAGGGTTTCCAGGGTGTACCACGGCACTTGAACGTTGTAGTAGTTCTGGGAGTGAGCTTCCGCCACACGCCACAGTTGGTTACGACCGTCGTAGTGATCGATGACCGCTGCTTGCCAGGTGTCTTCGTCGATGTAGAAGTCACGCTTGGCGTAGATGTGACGCTGACCTTCCTTCAAGGTTGCCACGACATGCCAGACCCGACGCAGCTCGTAACGAGCCAGGTCCTGGTTGATGTGACCGGCCTTGATGATGTCGCTGTACTTCAGCTTCGGATCGTCGAGTTTGTAGCTGTCGGAGGCGATGTACATCTCCTTCTTGCCTTCGAGTTTCCAGTCGTAACGATCCGGGGCACCGTTGTACATATCCAGGTTGTCAGAGGTACGCAAGCCGTCTGCCGCAGTACCCGGCCCGTCATAGGACACTTGTGGCGCACGACGCACGCGACGTTGACCGGCGTTGTAGACCCACGCCGAACGAGGTTCCGCAACCTGGTCGAGGGTTTCGTGCACCAGCAGCACACCACCGGCCAGACGCGCCGGCGCGGTCACTTCCTGCTTGAAGTAGAACAGGATGTTGCCCGGGTTCGCCGGATCGTAATCCTTCATCTTGTCGCGGAACACGAACTGGTCCTGGAAGTACACCAGACTGTACGAACCGTTCGGCTGCGGCGTGGCCTGAGTCACCAGACGGGTCACGCTG
This DNA window, taken from Pseudomonas fluorescens NCIMB 11764, encodes the following:
- a CDS encoding LuxR C-terminal-related transcriptional regulator, with translation MTDLSPLPGPASVAVATLDGRFFRPPLPDGHVLRPRLCERLSAGLGGRLLLVSAPAGFGKSSLAVEFCQGLPAHWQSLWLGLSPRDNDPGRFLERLLEGLQDFFPQLGRQSLGLLKMRQRHQPFAFEEWLDGLLDELAVHLLPTAPLLLVLDDYHLAQGPVLDRCLQFFLNHLPDGLLVMVTSRQRPDWHLARLRLSRQLLELHEQDLRLTHDEALTLLDRHSTSLRGEALESLIQRSEGWVAGLRFWLLAASEAGSEGALPQSLHGGEGLIRDYLLEEVIDCLPAEVQAFLYDTAPQERFCSELCDAVREAHDSAEILGFLLAHQVFLVPLDEHGHWYRYHHLFSDLLRTRPTRQAMVPAASLHLRACRWFNAQGLLDEAVEQALRAGHLDVAANLVQNLSEEQLLAEQNVGMLLRWKMDLPDSLLISTPRLIVLYSWALGLACQLDAAEELASHLSRFLPAPSATAQKSMLAQWLALSGIIARGRGNRELTLLYCTEALESLPSKRYGQRLMCLSTLSNLAIADGDLWRARGLNRDSLELAQRVGNPLFEALAHYDRARVLQARGEILRSLDEVRQGLQRLQGLSPQRLYAVRARLTLYEGFLLALRLQPQAAQVRLQAGLTEARACRDISVLIGHCVIARLEGSSGEFAKAFAELAEAERLMHIWDVPPIYYLAMITLVKCELWLAQGRTDLAEAWLARLGQTYNGEKPAAPPEFHPQLPLHIELQQALLEVIQAQPMLAEGRLNALLEHGQQSGRQLLSVMALTQKTELLLAHNREPEARQAFAQSLEAASGGALQPFDGLLSRYPDWVREQLQNCAKAAVSQSLSERLPLVAARIAPEPSQSCEQLSSRELSVLKLIAQGCSNQEISDQLFISLHTVKTHASHINSKLGVERRTQAVARAKALGVLG
- a CDS encoding DUF1329 domain-containing protein; its protein translation is MKTTKSLFHAGFLGLTLLATSVMAAVPAAEADKLGKSLTPMGAEMAGNADGSIPAWKPLPKNAGAVDSKGFLSDPYASEKPLFTITAQNVDQYKDKLAPGQYAMFKRYPETFKMPVYPSHRGATVPDDVFAAIKKNATATELVSGGNGLKNFETAVPFPIPKTGIEVIWNHITRYRGGSVTRLVTQATPQPNGSYSLVYFQDQFVFRDKMKDYDPANPGNILFYFKQEVTAPARLAGGVLLVHETLDQVAEPRSAWVYNAGQRRVRRAPQVSYDGPGTAADGLRTSDNLDMYNGAPDRYDWKLEGKKEMYIASDSYKLDDPKLKYSDIIKAGHINQDLARYELRRVWHVVATLKEGQRHIYAKRDFYIDEDTWQAAVIDHYDGRNQLWRVAEAHSQNYYNVQVPWYTLETLYDLQSGRYLALGMKNEEKSAYNFGFTATTSDFTPAALRQSGVR